In Fodinibius saliphilus, a genomic segment contains:
- the gmd gene encoding GDP-mannose 4,6-dehydratase: MEKRKVALITGVTGQDGSYLAEFLLKKGYKVHGIKRRSSSFNTGRIDHIYQDPHTKDLPFELHYGDLTDSTNLIRIIQDVQPDEIYNLGAQSHVQVSFDAPEYTADTDALGVLRILEAIRILDMTQHTKFYQASTSELFGKVQEVPQTEKTPFYPRSPYAAAKLYSYWITINYREAYDMFAVNGILFNHESPKRGETFVTRKITRAAVRIAAGLQEKTFLGNLEARRDWGHAKDYIEGMYLMLQQDEPDDYVLATGETHSVREFCELAFEHAGIPLKWIGDGIEEKGINAETGDSVIEIDPRYFRPTEVELLIGEAQKARKKLGWTPKYSFEDLVKEMVYEDREKINLMLKNNEDYSKIAKFIQ; this comes from the coding sequence ATGGAAAAAAGAAAAGTAGCGTTAATTACAGGAGTTACAGGTCAAGATGGTTCCTATCTGGCTGAATTTCTGCTTAAGAAAGGGTATAAGGTACATGGTATCAAAAGGCGGTCCAGTTCTTTCAATACGGGAAGGATAGATCATATTTATCAAGATCCACATACTAAAGATCTGCCGTTTGAGCTACATTATGGCGATTTAACGGACTCAACAAACCTTATCCGGATTATTCAGGATGTACAGCCTGATGAAATTTATAACTTAGGTGCACAAAGCCATGTACAGGTATCATTTGATGCTCCTGAGTATACCGCAGATACAGATGCGTTAGGGGTATTGAGAATATTAGAAGCGATTCGCATTCTGGATATGACGCAACATACTAAGTTTTACCAAGCCTCTACAAGCGAGTTGTTTGGTAAGGTTCAAGAGGTCCCGCAAACCGAAAAAACGCCTTTTTATCCTCGTTCACCATATGCGGCTGCGAAGCTGTATTCGTATTGGATTACCATCAACTATCGAGAGGCGTACGATATGTTTGCTGTTAATGGAATTCTATTTAATCATGAATCACCTAAACGGGGAGAAACATTTGTAACCAGAAAGATTACGCGGGCTGCAGTACGTATTGCCGCGGGACTACAAGAAAAAACATTTCTGGGTAATCTTGAGGCTCGAAGAGACTGGGGACATGCCAAGGATTATATCGAAGGCATGTACTTAATGCTTCAACAAGATGAGCCTGATGATTATGTATTGGCAACCGGGGAAACACACAGCGTTCGTGAGTTTTGCGAGCTGGCATTTGAACATGCCGGTATTCCACTAAAATGGATAGGAGATGGGATAGAGGAGAAGGGAATTAATGCTGAAACAGGTGATTCGGTCATTGAAATTGATCCACGTTATTTCCGGCCGACAGAGGTCGAGCTGTTAATTGGTGAGGCCCAAAAAGCACGCAAAAAGCTCGGGTGGACACCCAAGTATTCTTTTGAGGATCTTGTTAAAGAGATGGTTTACGAGGATAGAGAAAAAATTAACTTAATGCTTAAGAATAATGAAGACTATTCAAAAATCGCGAAATTTATACAATGA
- the dnaB gene encoding replicative DNA helicase — translation MASQQESNYSNNSDSGILQQEGRVPPQAVEVEEAVLGSMLIEHEAATVALQMLSKEDFYKPAHQHIFEVLHNLYERDNPLDLLTVENELRDKGLLDTCGGAGYLSELTRSVSSAANVDYHAQIIAEKATKRNLIRGCTDIIKEAYDSSTDPYDVLDKAEQRIFDLANSKQRSQAQAIGDVLKDTLSYLEDIRGKEAGITGVPTGTDVDKMTAGWQNGDMIIIAARPSMGKTAYVLTTARNAAMHQDEKLQTKVAIFSLEMSNQSLVQRLLTMEGRINAQSARSGQLDDEEFKRLIDAAGRLFTANIFVDDTPGLSIMELRTKARRLKSEHDIGLIVVDYLQLMTASGDHGTREQEIASISRGLKALAKELDVPVVALSQLSRAVEQRGGDKRPQLSDLRESGSIEQDADVVCFLYRPEYYGIKTTPEGQSTAGLAELIIGKQRNGPVGSVPLYFVKDYARFENLTTADSGPFGEPNPDNDNSGNNGSGDNGGPPPMGHNPAGNGGDSEAPF, via the coding sequence ATGGCATCACAACAAGAATCAAACTATAGTAACAATTCTGATTCAGGTATATTACAGCAAGAAGGTCGCGTTCCGCCCCAAGCCGTTGAAGTAGAAGAAGCCGTTTTAGGTTCAATGCTTATTGAACATGAAGCTGCAACAGTAGCACTTCAAATGCTTTCCAAAGAAGATTTTTATAAACCAGCTCACCAGCACATCTTTGAAGTTTTACACAACCTTTATGAGAGGGATAATCCGCTTGACCTTCTTACGGTAGAAAATGAACTGAGAGATAAAGGATTACTGGATACCTGTGGTGGGGCTGGCTACCTTTCAGAGTTGACCCGTTCGGTTAGTTCTGCTGCTAATGTTGATTATCATGCTCAAATTATAGCTGAAAAAGCGACAAAACGAAATTTGATACGTGGCTGCACAGATATCATTAAAGAAGCCTATGACAGTTCTACAGACCCTTATGATGTATTAGACAAAGCTGAGCAACGTATTTTTGATCTAGCAAACTCCAAGCAACGTTCCCAGGCACAAGCAATTGGTGATGTTTTAAAAGATACCCTCTCCTACTTAGAAGATATCAGAGGAAAAGAAGCCGGTATCACTGGAGTGCCAACAGGTACGGATGTAGATAAGATGACTGCTGGATGGCAAAATGGTGACATGATCATTATTGCCGCACGACCCTCAATGGGTAAAACAGCTTATGTACTTACAACAGCACGTAATGCTGCGATGCATCAAGATGAAAAACTTCAGACCAAGGTGGCCATTTTTAGCCTTGAAATGTCAAACCAATCACTTGTTCAGCGTCTGCTAACTATGGAAGGGCGAATAAATGCCCAGTCAGCGCGATCAGGTCAACTTGATGATGAGGAGTTTAAACGACTTATTGATGCCGCAGGACGCCTCTTCACTGCGAATATTTTTGTCGATGATACTCCCGGACTCAGTATCATGGAATTAAGGACTAAGGCACGGCGCCTTAAAAGTGAGCACGATATTGGTCTTATCGTTGTTGACTACCTTCAGCTGATGACAGCAAGCGGAGACCATGGCACTCGTGAACAAGAAATTGCTTCTATTTCACGTGGGTTAAAAGCACTGGCTAAAGAACTTGATGTGCCTGTTGTTGCTCTATCTCAGCTGAGTCGTGCTGTAGAGCAGAGAGGAGGTGATAAACGGCCCCAACTTAGTGACTTGCGTGAATCCGGATCCATTGAACAGGATGCCGATGTTGTATGCTTTCTCTACCGACCTGAATATTATGGAATTAAAACTACGCCTGAAGGACAATCAACTGCAGGACTTGCTGAACTCATTATCGGGAAGCAACGTAACGGGCCTGTAGGTAGTGTTCCACTCTATTTTGTTAAAGACTATGCTCGATTTGAAAATCTCACAACTGCAGACTCTGGCCCCTTTGGTGAACCTAATCCCGATAACGATAATAGTGGAAATAATGGTTCGGGCGATAACGGCGGTCCACCCCCTATGGGTCATAATCCGGCTGGTAATGGAGGAGATAGCGAAGCCCCTTTCTAG
- a CDS encoding sigma-54 interaction domain-containing protein, which translates to MGDVVKKEINNQDKKPVFITQNPLMVELLEKVKLISRTNATVLITGENGTGKEVIAQLLHYFGSRSDEDMVAVNCGAIPSDLVESELFGHEKGAFTGAHEKKAGCFEQAHGGTLFLDEVGEMPKSIQVKLLRAVELGSFRRVGGKKEIDVDISLISATNKILIDQVKSGSFREDLFFRLNVVELYVPPLRHRKEDIPLLVEFYKNFFCERYYIENIEFTDECLEIFKSYDWPGNVRELKNIVERSVVLSKGETVDMDAIPSHIHRGENIYPVCTGNPNHNIMQIPIGTSLEEIERKVIDHTLSSVDNNKTEAAKILGCSRKTLHNKLDKYKKMTERNAQAVGND; encoded by the coding sequence ATGGGAGATGTAGTAAAGAAGGAAATCAACAACCAAGATAAGAAACCGGTATTCATTACTCAGAATCCTTTGATGGTGGAGTTACTGGAGAAGGTGAAACTAATTTCGAGAACGAATGCTACAGTTCTAATAACAGGCGAAAATGGTACGGGTAAAGAAGTAATTGCCCAACTTCTGCATTATTTTGGTTCTCGTTCGGATGAAGATATGGTAGCTGTTAACTGTGGGGCAATTCCATCGGATTTAGTGGAGAGTGAACTTTTTGGTCATGAAAAAGGAGCTTTTACTGGTGCTCATGAAAAAAAAGCAGGGTGTTTTGAACAAGCTCATGGGGGTACGCTTTTTCTGGATGAGGTTGGTGAGATGCCGAAGTCTATTCAGGTTAAGCTATTGCGTGCGGTAGAGCTGGGTTCTTTCAGAAGAGTCGGTGGAAAAAAAGAGATTGATGTTGATATAAGTTTGATCTCAGCTACAAATAAGATTTTGATTGACCAAGTAAAATCGGGGAGCTTTAGAGAAGATCTGTTTTTCAGGCTGAATGTGGTTGAGTTATACGTTCCACCACTCCGACACCGGAAAGAGGATATCCCTTTATTAGTAGAGTTTTATAAAAACTTTTTCTGCGAAAGATATTATATTGAAAATATCGAGTTTACCGATGAATGTTTGGAGATATTTAAGTCCTATGATTGGCCAGGCAATGTACGGGAGCTAAAAAATATTGTGGAACGTTCCGTGGTCCTCTCCAAAGGTGAAACAGTTGATATGGATGCTATTCCGTCTCATATTCATCGTGGTGAGAATATTTATCCGGTTTGCACGGGTAATCCGAATCATAATATTATGCAGATTCCCATAGGTACAAGCTTGGAAGAGATAGAGCGGAAGGTTATTGATCATACGCTTTCTTCGGTTGATAATAATAAGACGGAAGCGGCAAAGATTTTGGGATGTAGTAGAAAAACACTTCATAACAAGCTGGATAAGTATAAAAAAATGACGGAAAGAAATGCTCAAGCTGTTGGGAATGATTAA
- a CDS encoding GDP-L-fucose synthase family protein → MDTPKIYIAGHRGMVGSTVLNAFRKKGYQHIITRSSDELDLRKQARVNRFISTEKPDVIILAAARVGGILANDQYPYPFIYDNLSIQNNVINAAHKNNVAELIFLGSSCIYPKEASQPLKEEYLLTGSLEPTNQWYAIAKIAGIKLCQALRKQYGRKYVALMPTNLYGPRDNFDLETSHVVPAMIRKFHEAKESGDHPVILWGTGNPRRELLHVNDLAKAVLFAVENQLSKSIYNIGTGQDLTIKALARLIQDIVGHEGEIIWDKSKPDGTPRKVLDVSRIHAAGWHNEIGLEEGLRDTYKWFVKNKNQLKEVKI, encoded by the coding sequence ATGGATACACCAAAAATATACATTGCCGGGCACCGGGGGATGGTAGGTTCCACAGTACTAAATGCCTTTAGAAAAAAAGGATACCAACATATAATCACACGGTCGAGTGATGAGTTGGATCTGCGAAAACAAGCTAGAGTGAACCGTTTTATTTCTACAGAAAAACCGGATGTGATAATTTTAGCTGCGGCACGTGTGGGAGGAATACTGGCAAACGATCAATATCCCTATCCGTTCATTTATGATAATCTGTCGATACAGAATAATGTAATTAATGCAGCACATAAAAATAATGTAGCTGAACTCATTTTTTTGGGTAGCTCTTGCATATATCCCAAAGAAGCATCGCAGCCTCTGAAAGAAGAATATTTGTTAACCGGTTCATTGGAGCCAACTAATCAATGGTATGCAATTGCTAAAATAGCCGGAATTAAATTATGCCAGGCATTGCGTAAGCAGTACGGCAGAAAATATGTGGCACTAATGCCCACTAACTTATACGGGCCTCGGGATAATTTTGATCTAGAAACCTCGCATGTAGTTCCGGCCATGATCCGAAAGTTTCATGAAGCCAAGGAGTCAGGAGATCACCCTGTAATATTATGGGGAACAGGAAATCCAAGACGTGAACTATTACATGTTAATGATCTTGCGAAGGCCGTGTTATTTGCTGTAGAAAACCAGTTATCGAAGAGCATATACAATATTGGTACAGGACAAGATCTTACGATAAAGGCTTTAGCTAGATTGATTCAAGATATTGTTGGGCATGAGGGAGAAATCATTTGGGACAAGTCAAAACCTGATGGCACGCCCAGAAAAGTATTGGATGTATCGCGCATACATGCCGCGGGGTGGCATAACGAAATTGGTTTGGAAGAGGGTTTAAGAGATACCTACAAATGGTTTGTTAAAAACAAGAATCAACTAAAAGAAGTAAAGATATAA
- a CDS encoding uracil-DNA glycosylase, translating to MADSYPEDLINNVINFIEYEREVYGDFSLNKESSNHEVSVKEQKTDDNEEHENMVEDTTSNYASSESFSQEETDEATDASDDKKKTKTIQDYIDACNSLKELEALCKKADILRTDLEGTQLVFGVGNSNADLMLIGEAPGAEEDRLGEPFVGKAGQLLNKILAAIDFDRKDVYIANILKHRPPNNRNPKEEERQRSLPFLLKQIDLVNPKLILSLGKVSAQTLLNKNSSLSSMRGHFHTFRNEYELLATYHPAALLRHAKWKRPTWEDVKLLRKRYDEVGGEP from the coding sequence ATGGCTGACTCATATCCGGAAGATCTCATTAATAATGTAATTAACTTTATAGAATATGAACGCGAGGTATATGGAGATTTCTCTCTGAACAAAGAGTCATCAAACCATGAAGTTTCTGTAAAGGAGCAAAAAACTGATGATAATGAGGAACATGAAAACATGGTAGAAGATACTACCTCTAACTATGCCTCCTCAGAAAGCTTTTCCCAAGAAGAAACAGATGAAGCAACAGATGCTTCAGATGACAAAAAGAAAACAAAAACTATCCAAGACTACATTGATGCCTGCAATTCACTAAAAGAACTTGAGGCTTTATGTAAAAAAGCAGATATACTCCGTACAGATCTTGAAGGCACGCAGCTTGTATTTGGAGTAGGTAATTCTAATGCCGATCTGATGTTGATTGGTGAAGCACCGGGCGCCGAAGAAGATCGATTGGGAGAACCTTTTGTAGGTAAAGCAGGTCAATTATTAAACAAGATACTGGCTGCTATTGATTTTGATCGCAAAGACGTATATATCGCTAATATTTTAAAACATCGCCCTCCCAATAACCGAAATCCTAAAGAAGAGGAACGACAGCGTAGTCTTCCCTTTTTACTAAAACAGATAGATCTTGTTAATCCCAAGCTCATTTTATCACTTGGAAAAGTATCTGCACAGACATTGCTGAACAAAAACTCCTCGCTCTCAAGCATGCGAGGTCATTTTCATACCTTCCGGAATGAATACGAACTATTAGCCACATACCATCCCGCCGCCTTACTGCGCCATGCAAAATGGAAACGTCCGACCTGGGAGGATGTTAAACTTTTACGCAAACGTTATGATGAAGTCGGCGGTGAACCGTAA
- the mtaB gene encoding tRNA (N(6)-L-threonylcarbamoyladenosine(37)-C(2))-methylthiotransferase MtaB: MKKVAFKTLGCKLNYSETKAIQRDFEEEGYDITEFGNEADIYVINTCSVTQSANATCRRTVRRALRRNSNAFVAVIGCYAQLEPDEIADIDGVDAILGAKNKFKLLELFDDFEKRTDPIVYNSDVNEAVDFHNAFSADDRTRAFLKVQDGCSYNCSFCTIPMARGESRSPEIASVINNAKLLVEEGFKEVVVTGVNAGDYGRGTDENFFMLLQELDKVSGLERIRFSSVEPNLMHEDIIHFTAESDKIQPHFHMPLQSGSDKMLGLMRRRYQSDLYRERVELIKDLMPDAAIGVDVITGHPGETDELFQESFNFIADLPVSYLHVFTYSERPNTHALNIEPNVQNSVRKERTHKLRRLSEKKRFAFDTSFRDEVRPVLFEGAAHDGAMLGWTDNYVRVGIPYNPQYENRILPVRLGARSKDGYLIGELTSEAKEEQKVIAELVG, from the coding sequence ATGAAAAAAGTTGCTTTTAAGACCCTTGGCTGTAAACTAAATTACTCCGAAACCAAAGCTATTCAGCGCGATTTCGAAGAAGAAGGTTATGATATTACGGAGTTTGGTAATGAAGCTGATATATACGTAATAAATACATGCTCGGTAACACAAAGTGCTAATGCAACTTGTCGAAGAACTGTGCGGCGTGCCCTGCGTCGCAATAGCAACGCTTTTGTTGCCGTTATTGGATGTTATGCTCAGCTTGAACCCGATGAAATTGCCGACATTGATGGTGTAGATGCCATTTTAGGAGCAAAAAACAAGTTTAAACTTTTGGAGCTCTTTGATGATTTCGAGAAGCGCACCGACCCAATAGTCTATAACTCTGATGTTAATGAGGCAGTAGACTTTCATAATGCCTTTTCGGCTGATGACCGTACTCGTGCCTTTCTAAAAGTACAGGATGGGTGTAGCTATAACTGCTCATTTTGTACCATCCCAATGGCCCGGGGTGAGAGTAGAAGTCCCGAGATTGCTTCGGTAATTAACAATGCTAAACTCCTTGTTGAAGAGGGATTTAAGGAAGTGGTTGTTACCGGTGTTAATGCAGGTGATTATGGGCGCGGTACTGATGAAAATTTCTTTATGCTATTACAAGAACTTGATAAAGTTAGCGGCCTCGAACGCATTCGATTCTCCTCTGTTGAACCAAATCTGATGCATGAAGATATCATTCATTTCACAGCCGAATCTGACAAAATTCAACCGCACTTCCACATGCCCCTTCAGAGTGGTAGCGATAAAATGCTCGGGTTAATGCGTCGCCGGTACCAATCGGACCTTTACCGTGAACGTGTGGAGCTAATAAAAGATCTTATGCCCGATGCTGCTATCGGCGTTGATGTTATAACCGGGCACCCCGGTGAAACGGATGAACTATTTCAAGAGTCTTTCAACTTTATAGCTGATCTCCCGGTCTCTTACCTCCATGTGTTTACCTACTCCGAACGACCAAATACCCATGCCCTGAATATTGAACCGAATGTTCAAAACAGCGTTCGAAAAGAACGTACACACAAATTGCGGCGCTTATCAGAAAAAAAACGCTTTGCCTTTGATACCTCTTTCCGTGATGAGGTTCGCCCTGTACTATTTGAAGGAGCTGCTCACGATGGGGCTATGCTGGGTTGGACTGATAATTATGTTCGAGTAGGTATCCCCTACAATCCGCAGTATGAAAACCGAATTTTACCTGTTCGATTGGGAGCACGCTCCAAGGATGGTTATCTCATTGGAGAACTGACTTCAGAAGCCAAAGAAGAGCAAAAAGTAATCGCAGAACTCGTTGGATAA
- the rnc gene encoding ribonuclease III, which yields MFDRLKSYFKSDIELTPEHEQRIKELEGIIGTTIDNPFIYIRALRHRSTLEDDNFSSTDSYERLEFLGDAVLDLIVTEIIFDLFPDKNEGFLTKLRAKLVKGDSLAMYARNLELYDLMLLGERVRGQGVEQSKSVLADVFEALTGATYLDLGYKPTSDFVRRIIEGYVDFNTIITSLDNYKSLLLEFAQAERMEIPTYNVISEEGPGHNKTFGVEVLVDKKPIARGKGKSKKEAEQKAARKALEKLQ from the coding sequence ATGTTCGACAGACTCAAGTCATATTTTAAGAGTGATATAGAGTTAACACCTGAACACGAGCAAAGAATTAAAGAGTTAGAGGGGATTATCGGTACTACTATCGATAACCCCTTTATTTACATTAGAGCTCTCAGACATCGTTCAACATTGGAGGACGATAATTTTTCAAGCACTGATTCGTATGAAAGATTAGAGTTCCTGGGAGATGCTGTGCTGGATCTTATCGTAACGGAGATTATTTTTGATCTTTTTCCTGATAAGAATGAAGGCTTTTTAACAAAACTACGAGCTAAACTCGTTAAAGGAGATAGTCTTGCCATGTATGCTCGTAACTTAGAGCTTTATGACTTAATGCTTCTTGGAGAACGAGTAAGAGGGCAGGGTGTCGAACAGTCGAAAAGTGTGCTAGCAGACGTCTTTGAAGCTCTCACAGGGGCTACTTATCTAGATTTAGGATATAAACCTACCTCAGATTTTGTCAGAAGAATTATTGAAGGATATGTAGACTTTAATACGATTATAACTTCTCTGGATAATTATAAAAGTTTGTTATTAGAGTTTGCCCAAGCGGAACGTATGGAAATTCCTACCTATAATGTTATTTCCGAAGAAGGACCGGGGCATAACAAAACATTTGGCGTAGAAGTACTTGTCGATAAAAAACCCATTGCCCGTGGAAAAGGGAAGAGCAAAAAAGAGGCAGAACAAAAGGCAGCACGAAAAGCACTGGAAAAATTGCAGTGA
- a CDS encoding sigma 54-interacting transcriptional regulator → MIKSKINLDLETNLISDLTKSSQSILMQDISYKVLQLAKRDSNVIIVGEIGSGKKRLAEVIHENSSRKDKPFHSFYCLNINEDEYKDAFWGHLEFNQSGITVRYDALEKATAGTLHLDQFSELSETFMLNIINSFRNGCHQLFRFKKSSQPRLLLSINEEAYHTIIHSNIWQIILDQLDPVVIMLPPLRERKEDIPVLIKLFVNEIKKSSQYFENLNISSQALYACFNYQWPGNIRQLKNAILQGAILSYGKTIELDHLPFTMSWKLPYKLDEK, encoded by the coding sequence ATGATCAAATCAAAGATAAATTTGGATTTAGAAACTAACCTAATCAGTGATCTGACAAAATCTTCTCAGAGCATACTGATGCAAGATATATCATACAAAGTTTTACAGCTGGCCAAACGAGACTCAAATGTGATCATTGTTGGAGAAATCGGTTCGGGCAAAAAAAGACTCGCTGAAGTTATTCATGAAAATAGCTCTCGTAAAGATAAGCCCTTTCACTCCTTTTATTGTTTGAATATTAACGAAGATGAGTACAAAGACGCCTTCTGGGGACACCTTGAATTCAACCAAAGCGGGATTACTGTACGGTACGATGCTCTTGAAAAGGCAACGGCGGGCACCCTTCACCTCGATCAGTTTTCAGAACTTTCTGAAACGTTTATGTTGAATATTATTAATTCATTTCGAAATGGATGTCATCAATTATTCCGATTCAAAAAAAGCTCACAGCCACGTCTGCTTCTTTCTATAAATGAAGAAGCTTACCATACAATAATTCACTCAAATATTTGGCAAATAATACTTGATCAGCTAGATCCAGTGGTAATTATGCTTCCTCCCCTTCGAGAGCGTAAAGAAGATATTCCCGTGTTAATTAAGCTCTTTGTTAACGAGATTAAGAAATCATCACAATATTTTGAAAACCTTAACATCTCATCCCAAGCATTATATGCATGTTTTAACTATCAATGGCCTGGTAATATCCGCCAGTTAAAGAATGCTATATTACAAGGAGCCATTCTTTCGTATGGTAAAACAATTGAGCTCGACCATTTGCCTTTCACTATGAGCTGGAAACTTCCGTACAAATTAGATGAAAAATAA
- a CDS encoding glycosyltransferase family 2 protein, protein MTFFEVIQYSVAIIFGLFLINQFLFSIFALKANKKDDFSTTRQRKFAIMLTGHNLESIITRSLYSLSGLVYPQSLYDLIVIADNCTDNTVEVSERLGARVLHRKEGTPESREYMIKWGLQQLNNIALEYDAVVFIDAGSLISGNYLEVMNYYLEQGSLVIQSNYQLLPKKQSRFAEIVRIEFLLKNFVRPLGRKALGLETVLRGSGMCFSTRLLEQIPWKARSRNDVSDYGLEIQLSDILIEFAPEASVSVEFEPESREQFARVLKSIYKPYSGIFKWGPKLWGATFQKGNIRFLELFIDLIMPRSVTLIVFPVTLMIVSILLWEIGWSPMSVILVWMILAGLGMLQLYIGLTAADLSHRLYWTAMYVPKNLITKIKYKFANYWQGNKNDKSSQFNEKKETQGAKY, encoded by the coding sequence ATGACTTTTTTTGAGGTTATACAGTATTCGGTGGCAATAATTTTTGGGTTATTTCTTATTAATCAATTCTTGTTCAGTATTTTTGCTTTAAAAGCAAATAAGAAAGATGATTTCTCCACAACCCGGCAACGAAAATTTGCCATCATGCTTACCGGACATAATCTAGAGAGTATTATTACCAGAAGCTTATATAGTCTTTCAGGGCTGGTTTATCCCCAGAGCTTATATGATCTTATTGTTATTGCAGATAATTGTACTGATAACACGGTAGAAGTTTCGGAGCGGCTCGGGGCTCGTGTTTTACATAGGAAAGAAGGGACTCCCGAAAGCAGAGAGTATATGATTAAATGGGGGCTTCAACAGCTAAATAACATTGCACTGGAATATGATGCTGTTGTATTTATTGATGCCGGTAGTTTAATTTCTGGCAATTACTTAGAAGTTATGAATTACTATTTAGAACAGGGGAGCCTGGTAATACAAAGCAACTACCAATTATTACCTAAGAAACAGAGCCGTTTTGCTGAAATTGTTCGTATTGAGTTCTTATTAAAAAATTTTGTGAGGCCATTGGGACGTAAAGCACTCGGTTTGGAAACGGTATTGCGAGGGAGTGGAATGTGTTTTTCAACAAGATTGCTAGAGCAAATACCTTGGAAAGCTCGATCCAGAAATGATGTGAGCGATTACGGACTGGAGATTCAATTAAGCGATATATTAATAGAGTTTGCCCCCGAAGCGTCAGTTTCTGTGGAATTTGAACCCGAATCAAGAGAACAGTTCGCAAGAGTTCTTAAAAGCATATATAAACCTTATTCCGGAATTTTCAAGTGGGGGCCCAAGTTATGGGGAGCTACCTTTCAGAAAGGAAACATCAGGTTTCTGGAGCTTTTTATTGATTTAATAATGCCAAGATCTGTAACACTTATTGTGTTTCCTGTTACCCTAATGATCGTAAGCATATTACTTTGGGAAATAGGATGGAGTCCTATGTCAGTAATATTAGTCTGGATGATTTTAGCGGGGTTGGGAATGCTACAACTTTATATAGGACTTACAGCAGCTGATTTATCCCACAGGCTGTATTGGACAGCGATGTATGTTCCCAAAAACTTGATTACAAAGATTAAATACAAGTTTGCTAATTACTGGCAAGGTAATAAAAATGATAAGTCCTCACAGTTTAACGAAAAAAAAGAAACTCAAGGTGCTAAATACTAA